The following proteins are encoded in a genomic region of Streptococcus sp. 29892:
- the mfd gene encoding transcription-repair coupling factor: MNILDILHKNKQINQWQSGLNKSTRQLLLGLSGTSKSLVMATAYDSLAEKIMIVTASQNEAERLVTDLSAIIGSENVYNFFTDDSPIAEFVFASKERTQSRIDSLNFLTDPTQSGVLVVSMAACRILLPNPEIFRESKIQIEVGQEIEVDNLVKKLVNTGYKKVSRVLTQGEFSQRGDILDVFDMQADAPYRLEFFGDEIDGIRIFDVDSQKSLENLDSISIAPASDILLTATDYERACSSIETAIEQSHIEEQQSYLREVLADLQTEYRHPDLRKFLSFLYEQSWTLLDYLPKGSPLFLDDFHKIADKQAQFEKETAELLTDDLQKGKSVSSLNYFASTYSELRKYKPATFFSSFQKGLGNVKFDALYQFTQHPMQEFFHQIPLLKEELTRYTKSKNTVIIQASSEVSLQTLQKSLQEYGIQLPTYPSDKLVEGQQQVTIGQLASGFHLMDEKFVLITEKEIFNKKIKRKVRRTNISNAERIKDYSELAVGDYVVHHVHGIGQYLGIETIEISGIHRDYVTVQYQNADRISIPVEQIDLLSKYLASDGKAPKVNKLNDGRFQRTKQKVQKQVEDIADDLIKLYAERSQLKGFAFSPDDENQVEFDNYFTHVETDDQLRSIDEIKKDMEKDSPMDRLLVGDVGFGKTEVAMRAAFKAVNDGKQVAILVPTTVLAQQHYANFQERFAEFPVNVDVMSRFKTKAEQEKTLEKLKKGQVDILIGTHRLLSKDVIFADLGLLVIDEEQRFGVKHKERLKELKKKIDVLTLTATPIPRTLQMSMLGIRDLSVIETPPTNRYPVQTYVMETNASVIRDAILREIDRGGQVYYLYNKVDTIEQKVSELKELVPEATIGYVHGQMSEIQLENTLYAFVEGEYDILVTTTIIETGVDIPNANTLFIENADHMGLSTLYQLRGRVGRSNRIAYAYLMYRPDKSLTEVAEKRLEAIKGFTELGSGFKIAMQDLSIRGAGNILGAAQSGFIDSVGYELYSQLLEQAILEKQGKAAQRQKSNSEVNLQIDAYLPSDYIADQRQKIEIYKRIKNVDSRVNYQELQEELIDRFGEYPDVVAYLLEIGLLKSFLDQVFCHTVLRRQHQVTVTFEPMAGQIFLTQDYFEALSATNLKAQITENKGKLAVVFNIQQKKDFEIIEELISFAEKLQEIKTRKTE, translated from the coding sequence ATGAATATACTAGATATACTTCACAAGAACAAACAGATCAATCAATGGCAGTCTGGTTTGAACAAATCAACACGCCAGTTACTATTAGGATTGTCTGGAACCAGTAAGTCATTAGTCATGGCGACTGCCTACGATAGTTTAGCTGAGAAAATAATGATTGTAACGGCTAGTCAGAATGAAGCGGAGAGGTTGGTTACAGATTTATCAGCCATTATAGGCAGTGAGAATGTTTACAACTTCTTTACAGATGATAGTCCGATTGCAGAGTTTGTTTTCGCTTCTAAGGAACGAACGCAGTCAAGAATTGATAGCTTGAATTTTCTGACTGATCCAACTCAGTCAGGAGTTCTAGTTGTCAGCATGGCTGCTTGTAGGATTCTGTTACCGAATCCAGAAATATTTAGAGAGTCAAAAATTCAAATCGAAGTTGGTCAAGAAATAGAAGTTGACAATCTTGTAAAGAAACTTGTCAACACAGGCTACAAAAAGGTGTCCAGAGTTTTAACTCAGGGAGAATTTAGCCAACGAGGGGACATCCTAGATGTTTTTGATATGCAAGCCGATGCCCCTTATCGTTTAGAATTTTTTGGAGATGAGATTGATGGCATTCGTATCTTTGATGTTGACAGTCAGAAGTCTTTAGAAAATTTGGATAGCATCAGCATTGCTCCAGCATCGGATATTCTTTTGACAGCTACTGACTATGAACGGGCCTGCAGTAGCATTGAAACAGCTATTGAACAATCGCATATAGAAGAGCAGCAGTCTTATTTACGGGAAGTTTTGGCGGATCTGCAAACAGAATATCGTCATCCCGATTTACGAAAATTTCTCTCATTTTTATATGAACAATCTTGGACATTGTTGGATTATTTGCCAAAGGGCTCTCCCTTATTTTTAGATGATTTTCATAAAATCGCTGACAAGCAGGCTCAATTCGAAAAAGAAACAGCAGAGTTGTTGACAGATGATTTACAAAAGGGTAAATCAGTGTCAAGTTTAAACTATTTTGCATCTACCTATTCGGAATTAAGAAAATATAAACCTGCTACCTTCTTTTCAAGTTTTCAAAAGGGGTTAGGAAATGTAAAATTTGATGCCCTCTATCAATTTACTCAACATCCTATGCAGGAATTCTTCCATCAAATTCCCCTCTTGAAAGAAGAACTAACTCGGTATACAAAGTCGAAGAATACAGTCATTATTCAAGCAAGTTCTGAAGTAAGTTTACAGACTTTACAAAAATCTTTACAGGAGTATGGTATCCAGCTACCTACCTATCCATCGGATAAATTAGTAGAAGGTCAACAACAAGTGACCATTGGTCAGTTAGCTTCTGGATTTCATTTGATGGATGAGAAGTTCGTTCTCATTACTGAAAAAGAGATTTTTAATAAAAAGATTAAGCGTAAGGTCCGTAGAACTAATATTTCTAATGCTGAGCGCATTAAGGACTATAGTGAGCTAGCTGTTGGTGACTATGTCGTTCACCATGTTCACGGGATCGGTCAGTATTTAGGGATAGAAACCATTGAAATATCAGGCATCCACCGTGACTATGTGACAGTTCAATATCAAAATGCTGATCGTATTTCCATTCCTGTAGAGCAGATTGATCTCCTTTCCAAATACTTAGCCTCCGATGGAAAAGCTCCCAAGGTCAATAAACTGAACGATGGTCGTTTCCAACGAACCAAGCAAAAAGTTCAGAAGCAGGTAGAGGATATTGCGGATGATTTGATTAAGCTTTACGCTGAACGTAGCCAATTGAAAGGCTTTGCCTTTTCACCTGATGATGAAAATCAAGTTGAATTTGACAACTACTTTACACACGTGGAAACAGATGATCAACTCCGTTCCATTGATGAAATCAAAAAAGATATGGAAAAAGACTCTCCAATGGATCGCCTGTTAGTAGGAGATGTTGGATTTGGTAAGACAGAAGTAGCCATGCGGGCTGCCTTTAAAGCTGTTAATGATGGCAAGCAAGTAGCTATTCTTGTTCCAACGACTGTTTTAGCCCAGCAACATTATGCTAATTTCCAAGAACGATTTGCTGAATTTCCTGTCAATGTGGATGTTATGAGTCGTTTTAAAACAAAGGCAGAGCAGGAAAAAACACTAGAGAAGCTGAAAAAAGGTCAAGTTGACATCTTGATTGGTACCCATCGCCTTCTATCAAAAGATGTTATTTTTGCCGATTTAGGTTTACTGGTCATTGACGAAGAGCAACGGTTTGGTGTCAAGCATAAGGAACGCTTGAAGGAATTAAAAAAGAAGATTGATGTTTTGACATTGACTGCAACCCCAATTCCTCGTACCTTACAAATGTCTATGTTGGGAATTCGCGACTTATCAGTAATTGAGACGCCACCGACCAATCGCTATCCTGTCCAAACCTATGTTATGGAAACGAATGCGTCTGTCATTAGGGATGCAATTTTACGTGAAATTGATCGTGGAGGACAGGTTTACTATCTTTACAACAAAGTTGACACCATTGAGCAAAAAGTTTCGGAATTAAAAGAATTAGTTCCAGAAGCAACCATCGGATACGTCCATGGTCAAATGTCAGAAATTCAGCTAGAAAATACCCTTTATGCCTTTGTTGAGGGCGAATATGATATCTTAGTGACCACAACAATCATTGAAACGGGTGTTGATATTCCAAATGCGAATACCTTATTTATTGAAAATGCCGATCACATGGGACTGTCAACTCTCTATCAACTTCGAGGTCGTGTCGGTCGTTCCAATCGGATTGCCTACGCCTATCTTATGTATCGTCCTGATAAATCCTTGACAGAAGTGGCTGAAAAACGTTTGGAAGCTATTAAGGGCTTTACAGAACTAGGTTCTGGTTTCAAGATTGCCATGCAAGATTTGTCCATTCGCGGTGCGGGAAATATCCTGGGAGCTGCCCAATCTGGCTTTATTGATTCAGTTGGTTACGAACTCTATTCTCAACTCTTAGAACAAGCTATCTTAGAAAAACAAGGTAAGGCAGCTCAACGTCAGAAAAGCAATTCAGAGGTCAATCTACAGATCGATGCCTACCTACCAAGTGACTATATTGCTGACCAACGTCAAAAAATTGAAATTTACAAGCGTATAAAGAATGTTGACAGTCGTGTAAACTATCAAGAATTACAGGAAGAATTGATTGACCGTTTTGGAGAGTATCCTGATGTAGTAGCCTACTTGCTTGAAATCGGTCTATTGAAGTCATTTTTAGATCAAGTTTTCTGTCATACAGTTCTTAGA
- the pth gene encoding aminoacyl-tRNA hydrolase — translation MTRLIIGLGNPGDRYFETKHNVGFMLLDKIAKRENVTFSHDKIFQADIATTFIDGEKIYLVKPTTFMNESGKAVHALMAYYGLDETDILVAYDDLDMAVGKIRFRQKGSAGGHNGIKSIVKHIGTQEFDRIKIGIGRPKGKMSVVNHVLSGFDTEDRIEIDLALDKLDKAVNFYLEEDDFDTIMRKFNG, via the coding sequence ATGACAAGATTGATCATCGGCCTAGGAAATCCTGGGGACCGTTATTTTGAAACAAAACATAACGTTGGTTTTATGTTGCTGGATAAGATTGCCAAACGTGAAAATGTGACCTTTAGTCACGATAAGATTTTCCAAGCAGACATTGCCACAACCTTTATTGATGGTGAAAAAATTTACCTGGTCAAACCAACGACTTTCATGAATGAATCAGGTAAGGCTGTTCATGCCTTGATGGCCTATTATGGATTGGATGAGACTGATATTCTGGTGGCTTATGATGATTTGGACATGGCAGTAGGGAAAATCCGTTTCCGACAAAAAGGTTCGGCAGGTGGCCACAACGGGATTAAGTCCATTGTTAAGCATATTGGCACACAGGAATTTGACCGTATCAAGATTGGTATTGGACGACCAAAAGGAAAAATGAGTGTTGTCAACCATGTCCTATCAGGATTTGACACAGAAGACCGTATTGAAATCGACTTAGCACTAGATAAACTTGACAAGGCTGTCAACTTCTATTTGGAAGAAGATGATTTTGATACCATTATGAGAAAGTTTAATGGCTAA